In one Bacteroidales bacterium genomic region, the following are encoded:
- a CDS encoding helix-turn-helix transcriptional regulator produces MKERLIQLLDLEQLSPSKFADLIGVQRSSISHVLSGRNKPSFDFLQKTLKAFPGLNASWLMTGEGSMYEQMGRKVSGNLFDIPVETEEPDPGRIPEQHNLETETRGASEAVKGPEKPEAAASAAKSSAEGGDPAGVPTGAIAEALGSGKRKILQVLVIYEDDTFRSFTPAN; encoded by the coding sequence ATGAAAGAGCGTCTTATTCAGTTACTGGACCTGGAACAGCTGTCCCCTTCCAAATTTGCCGATCTGATAGGAGTTCAGCGAAGCAGCATTTCGCACGTGCTCTCGGGCCGGAACAAACCCAGCTTTGACTTTCTGCAGAAGACTTTAAAAGCTTTTCCGGGACTGAATGCCTCCTGGTTGATGACGGGGGAAGGGAGCATGTATGAACAGATGGGCAGGAAGGTAAGTGGAAATCTCTTTGATATTCCGGTAGAAACGGAAGAGCCGGATCCCGGCCGGATTCCTGAACAACACAACCTGGAGACGGAAACAAGGGGCGCTTCTGAAGCTGTGAAAGGCCCGGAAAAACCTGAAGCGGCAGCTTCTGCGGCTAAAAGTTCCGCGGAAGGCGGGGATCCCGCCGGTGTTCCGACAGGAGCAATAGCGGAGGCTTTAGGCTCTGGAAAGCGGAAGATTTTACAGGTCCTTGTCATTTATGAGGATGATACCTTCCGTTCCTTTACCCCCGCAAATTAG
- a CDS encoding protein-L-isoaspartate(D-aspartate) O-methyltransferase: MFVLFLTLLVWELPLYSQVNTEQQKLHPGFSERVVEREQMVREGIENYPFQPVKDPGVLKAMRRVPRHLFVPEEYRDLAYRNSPLLIGHNQTISQPFIVAHMSELLDLEPELRVLEIGTGSGYQAAVLAELCNHVYTMEIVAPLGRKAEKLLKELGYDQVQVRIGNGYEGWPEAAPFDRIIVTCAPEEIPRALLDQLAPGGRMVIPVGGQFETQYMVEVQKDRKGHLSQKEHYPVRFVPMTGKSKE, encoded by the coding sequence ATGTTTGTGCTTTTCCTAACACTGCTGGTTTGGGAACTACCGCTTTATTCGCAGGTAAACACAGAACAACAGAAATTGCATCCCGGATTCTCGGAAAGGGTGGTGGAAAGGGAACAAATGGTCCGGGAGGGCATTGAGAATTATCCATTTCAGCCGGTGAAGGACCCCGGGGTGCTGAAGGCGATGCGCCGTGTGCCCAGGCATCTCTTTGTCCCGGAAGAATACCGGGACCTGGCCTACCGGAACAGTCCCCTGCTGATCGGTCATAATCAAACCATTTCCCAGCCCTTTATTGTGGCCCATATGTCCGAACTGCTCGATCTGGAACCAGAACTCCGTGTGCTCGAAATTGGGACGGGTTCCGGATACCAGGCAGCCGTGCTGGCGGAGCTTTGCAATCATGTTTATACCATGGAGATTGTTGCACCCCTGGGGCGAAAGGCAGAAAAACTTTTAAAAGAACTTGGGTATGACCAGGTACAGGTCAGGATCGGAAACGGTTACGAAGGATGGCCCGAGGCCGCCCCTTTCGACCGGATCATTGTGACCTGCGCCCCGGAGGAGATCCCCCGGGCTTTACTGGACCAGCTGGCTCCTGGCGGACGTATGGTGATACCGGTGGGCGGACAGTTTGAGACCCAGTATATGGTAGAGGTTCAAAAAGACAGGAAGGGCCACCTTTCGCAGAAAGAGCATTACCCGGTCCGCTTTGTTCCCATGACCGGGAAATCGAAAGAATAG
- a CDS encoding sigma-70 family RNA polymerase sigma factor: protein MKSSEFKLMVMPYSSRLYRMAFRLMNNREEAEDIVQEVYVRLWGMRNDLSSYKSIEALCVRITRNLCLDHLRRRKVNQDAMKAEQFKENYHTETPSENLEKKEDAELVHKLISALPEPQRSLVHLRHLEGKEYEEIAGMVNMNVNAIRVSISRARKQMREMIEKQYSAWRV, encoded by the coding sequence ATGAAGTCCTCAGAGTTTAAACTGATGGTAATGCCTTACAGTTCCCGGTTGTATCGGATGGCTTTTCGCCTGATGAACAACCGGGAAGAGGCTGAGGACATTGTCCAGGAGGTTTATGTGAGACTCTGGGGGATGCGGAATGATCTGAGTTCTTACAAGAGCATTGAGGCGCTGTGTGTCCGGATTACCCGGAATTTATGCCTGGATCATCTGAGGAGAAGGAAAGTTAACCAGGATGCCATGAAGGCGGAACAATTTAAAGAGAATTATCACACTGAAACGCCTTCAGAGAACCTTGAAAAGAAGGAAGACGCGGAACTTGTTCATAAGCTTATTTCAGCACTGCCCGAACCGCAGCGCTCGCTGGTCCATCTGCGGCACCTGGAGGGAAAAGAGTACGAGGAGATCGCCGGGATGGTTAATATGAATGTGAATGCCATCCGGGTGAGTATATCGCGGGCCAGAAAACAGATGCGTGAAATGATTGAAAAACAGTATTCAGCATGGAGAGTATAG
- the amrS gene encoding AmmeMemoRadiSam system radical SAM enzyme, whose translation MDKRTFIKTGVCGTACALLGPGTLFAEASGRPWKWSREALYQSETPKGVRCLICPNECTLKEGELSECHNRRVYKGKLYTIAYGNPCAVHLDPIEKKPLYHYLPDSDAFSIATAGCNLACLNCQNWTISQSSPEETENFDLMPQKVIEQARKYNCRSIAYTYSEPITWYEYLFDTGQMAREAGIKNVLVSAGYINRDPLLNLCKVIDAANIDLKSMDDSIYLKLNAGKLEPVLNTLKTLKDEGVWLEITNLVIPSWTDDLDMIRRMCGWLARNGFEDTPLHFSRFHPQYKLQRLPATPLRTLESAKEIALSEGLKFIYIGNVPGSKDTHTLCPGCGEILVERSGYTLKSMKVKSGLCPYCSTPIPGHWS comes from the coding sequence ATGGACAAGCGCACCTTCATAAAAACCGGGGTATGCGGAACCGCATGTGCCCTGCTCGGACCGGGAACCCTGTTTGCCGAGGCCTCCGGGAGGCCATGGAAGTGGAGCCGGGAGGCCCTGTATCAGTCGGAGACCCCCAAAGGCGTTCGATGCCTGATCTGCCCGAACGAATGTACCCTGAAAGAGGGGGAGTTAAGCGAATGTCATAACCGCAGGGTGTACAAGGGCAAGCTCTATACCATCGCTTACGGAAATCCCTGTGCGGTGCATCTGGATCCCATTGAAAAAAAGCCACTCTACCACTATCTGCCGGACTCGGACGCTTTTTCCATTGCCACAGCCGGCTGCAACCTGGCCTGTCTCAACTGTCAGAACTGGACCATTTCCCAGTCCTCTCCCGAGGAAACCGAAAACTTTGACCTGATGCCCCAAAAGGTCATTGAGCAGGCCCGGAAATACAATTGCCGGAGCATTGCCTATACGTATTCCGAACCCATTACCTGGTACGAATACCTGTTCGATACCGGACAAATGGCCCGTGAAGCAGGAATCAAAAACGTTCTTGTATCGGCCGGCTATATAAACAGAGATCCTTTGCTGAACCTGTGCAAAGTAATTGATGCAGCCAACATCGACCTGAAGTCCATGGATGACTCCATCTACCTGAAACTGAATGCCGGAAAACTGGAGCCGGTGCTGAACACTCTCAAAACACTGAAAGATGAAGGCGTTTGGCTGGAGATTACCAACCTGGTGATACCATCCTGGACCGACGACCTGGATATGATACGCCGGATGTGCGGCTGGCTGGCCCGGAACGGCTTTGAGGACACCCCCCTTCACTTCAGCAGGTTCCATCCCCAGTACAAGCTGCAAAGGCTGCCTGCAACTCCCCTCCGGACGCTTGAATCCGCAAAAGAGATAGCTCTCTCAGAGGGCCTGAAGTTCATCTACATAGGGAATGTTCCCGGAAGCAAGGATACTCATACGCTTTGCCCCGGCTGCGGAGAAATCCTGGTGGAGCGCTCCGGATACACCCTCAAAAGCATGAAGGTGAAAAGCGGGCTTTGCCCCTACTGCTCCACCCCGATTCCGGGACACTGGAGTTGA
- a CDS encoding dicarboxylate/amino acid:cation symporter, with protein sequence MLKKLPLWAKIFMGMGLGILFGLVAVWTGWENFTTNWIKPWGTIFLKLLKLIAVPLIFVSLVKGISSLTDITRLSRIGYKTIVIYIVTTVFATTVGLAMVNIFKPGDVFPDEKQEQYREKFAGQLEITQESAREIGKQSPLFFFEDMIPENFFKAAGDNSKMLQIIFFAILFSIALVLVPGPKTEVVKDFFEGLNDVILKIVDLIMRFAPIGVFALMAALVVDFSGDADIFTALGMYMLTVIIGLFLLILGFYPLLMRIFTGFRVPAFMKAILPAQLVAFTTSSSAATLPVTMKQVTNELGVSKSIANFVLPVGVTINMDGTSCYQAIAAVFIAQVFGIDLTLVQQLTIVLTATLASIGSPGIPSGSIVMLIIVLNSVGLPVEGLALILGVDRPLDMLRTVVNITGDTTVSSIVARSEGELR encoded by the coding sequence ATGTTGAAAAAACTACCGCTCTGGGCAAAGATCTTTATGGGAATGGGACTGGGAATCCTCTTCGGTCTGGTGGCCGTCTGGACAGGATGGGAAAACTTCACCACCAACTGGATAAAACCGTGGGGAACAATCTTTCTTAAACTGCTGAAACTTATTGCTGTTCCCCTTATTTTTGTATCGCTTGTCAAGGGAATTTCCAGTCTGACCGACATTACCAGGCTCTCCAGGATCGGATACAAAACCATTGTCATCTATATAGTAACCACGGTGTTTGCCACAACAGTCGGACTGGCCATGGTGAATATTTTTAAACCGGGAGATGTATTTCCGGATGAGAAGCAGGAGCAATACAGGGAAAAGTTTGCCGGACAGCTGGAGATCACGCAGGAATCGGCCCGGGAAATAGGAAAACAATCACCACTCTTCTTTTTCGAAGATATGATCCCGGAGAATTTCTTCAAAGCCGCCGGGGATAACTCCAAAATGCTGCAGATCATTTTCTTTGCAATACTCTTCAGTATAGCGCTGGTACTGGTACCTGGCCCGAAGACCGAGGTAGTCAAAGACTTCTTTGAGGGCCTCAATGACGTGATTCTGAAGATTGTGGATCTGATCATGCGATTTGCCCCTATCGGAGTATTCGCCCTGATGGCGGCCCTGGTTGTGGATTTTTCCGGAGATGCGGACATTTTCACCGCCCTGGGCATGTATATGTTAACCGTGATCATCGGACTATTTCTGCTGATTCTGGGATTCTACCCACTTTTGATGCGTATTTTTACCGGTTTCCGGGTTCCCGCCTTTATGAAAGCGATCCTGCCGGCCCAGCTGGTCGCCTTTACGACCAGCTCCAGTGCGGCCACCCTGCCGGTCACTATGAAGCAGGTAACCAATGAACTGGGTGTTTCCAAATCTATTGCCAACTTCGTACTTCCTGTGGGAGTGACCATCAACATGGATGGTACCAGCTGCTATCAGGCCATAGCGGCAGTGTTTATTGCCCAGGTTTTTGGCATTGACCTGACCCTGGTTCAGCAGCTCACGATTGTGCTTACCGCGACCCTGGCCTCTATTGGTTCACCGGGGATTCCCAGCGGCAGTATAGTGATGCTTATTATTGTTCTGAACTCGGTGGGACTGCCTGTGGAGGGACTGGCCCTGATCCTGGGGGTGGACCGGCCTCTGGACATGTTGCGCACGGTGGTCAATATCACCGGAGATACCACGGTTTCTTCCATCGTGGCCCGTTCGGAGGGTGAATTACGCTAG
- a CDS encoding CNNM domain-containing protein, with product MVILFVYLGIDLFLSFLCSILEATLLSTSSIFINMKQKEGKKYAHWLDHYKKNIDLPLSAILTLNTFAHTIGAAGIGSQVQELWGSEYLAIASIILTLIILIGSEIIPKTLGALYWKELSRFTVYALRIMIYSPLYPFIILTNSVTRLFRKGRSGKSPISEPEFRAITDTVIENRVMDDEESRILQNLMRFQSILVKNIMTPQVVIHAADENTSMEQFYEKNQPGIFSRIPLYHKELNQFSGFVLRDEVMEAIIENRGGEPLKSIARPITAVNEDTPIIRLFSKLIERRIHMAIVVDEYGMVSGLVTMEDLFETLIGLEIVDEMDNVEDMQMLARKNWEARAKKLGLIE from the coding sequence ATGGTTATACTCTTTGTATATCTGGGTATAGACCTGTTTTTGTCCTTTTTGTGCTCTATCCTCGAGGCCACACTTCTGAGTACCTCCAGTATTTTCATCAATATGAAGCAGAAGGAGGGGAAAAAGTATGCGCATTGGCTGGACCACTACAAGAAAAACATTGACCTTCCGCTGTCGGCTATTCTGACCCTGAACACCTTTGCCCACACCATCGGTGCAGCCGGTATTGGCTCGCAGGTCCAGGAACTCTGGGGGAGCGAATACCTGGCGATTGCATCCATCATCCTGACTCTGATTATCCTGATTGGTTCGGAGATTATTCCCAAGACCCTGGGAGCACTCTACTGGAAAGAGTTGAGCCGTTTTACCGTCTATGCCCTGCGCATCATGATTTATTCACCGCTTTATCCCTTTATCATTCTGACCAATTCTGTGACCCGTTTGTTCCGGAAAGGGAGGAGCGGCAAATCGCCCATCAGCGAACCGGAGTTCCGGGCCATCACCGACACGGTTATTGAAAACCGGGTGATGGATGACGAGGAATCCCGCATCCTGCAGAATCTGATGAGGTTTCAGAGCATTCTGGTAAAGAACATTATGACCCCTCAAGTCGTTATTCATGCGGCTGATGAAAACACCTCCATGGAACAGTTTTATGAAAAGAACCAGCCTGGTATTTTTTCGAGGATCCCCCTTTACCATAAAGAACTGAACCAGTTTTCAGGTTTTGTTCTTAGAGATGAGGTGATGGAGGCGATTATCGAGAACAGAGGAGGGGAGCCATTGAAAAGCATTGCCAGGCCCATTACAGCCGTGAATGAGGATACCCCTATCATCCGCTTATTCAGCAAACTGATTGAACGCAGGATTCATATGGCCATCGTAGTGGATGAATACGGGATGGTGAGCGGACTGGTCACCATGGAGGACCTGTTCGAGACGCTTATCGGGCTGGAAATCGTCGATGAGATGGACAATGTGGAGGACATGCAGATGCTGGCCAGGAAGAACTGGGAGGCCCGCGCCAAAAAGCTTGGCCTGATCGAATAA
- a CDS encoding DUF4252 domain-containing protein: protein MKRIFMGGVLILLTLFAMGQNTAVDKVFEKYSGKEGYTTVYISSFMFNLLNSLETNDPEYNEFKKATAGISSIKILTQEGSNSESFAAELLEMLPRSEYKEMMTVKDQDENVLFLAREQGGKITEFLLIVSGGGEDALIAIQGDIDLESIASIASGLDMPGLENLEDIEDLP, encoded by the coding sequence ATGAAACGGATATTTATGGGAGGGGTGTTGATTCTATTGACCCTCTTTGCAATGGGACAGAATACTGCCGTAGACAAGGTATTTGAAAAATACAGCGGAAAGGAAGGTTATACCACCGTCTATATTTCCAGCTTTATGTTCAACCTTTTGAACAGCCTGGAGACGAACGATCCGGAATACAATGAATTTAAAAAGGCAACGGCAGGGATCAGTTCTATTAAAATACTGACCCAGGAAGGAAGTAATTCAGAGTCCTTTGCTGCCGAATTGCTGGAGATGCTGCCCAGGTCGGAATACAAGGAGATGATGACGGTTAAGGACCAGGATGAGAATGTTCTTTTTCTGGCCCGTGAACAGGGAGGAAAGATCACCGAATTCCTGCTGATTGTCAGCGGAGGGGGTGAGGATGCCCTGATCGCCATCCAGGGAGATATCGATCTGGAAAGCATTGCCAGCATTGCATCAGGCCTGGATATGCCTGGTTTGGAAAACCTGGAGGATATTGAAGATCTGCCTTAG
- a CDS encoding S41 family peptidase produces MERLIRNSALIIVISIVFALLPACEKEENGNGNENELPEETLILNEWIWEGMNEVYLWEAFIPDLNWREETDPEAFFYKLLYSGDRNSWIVDDYEELAAMFDGVETATGMSAYPMIYTGNQVVSFVEYVTPGSPAADSGIARGDIIYTIDGTILTTENYYSLYYQTTATFGFSDWNGSAMVPNGTEIPLTAIELNQNPIIYDEVIEYQGLKIGYLVYTQFTAGESGEWLDELNGVFNEFKSAGVSEVVIDLRYNPGGSLDLSAYMAASLAPAAVMEGNEVFVDLVWNDLYNSYWAGADLDDNGEADGLESAQLRIRMPHSDLNLNLSTVYFLTTDGTASASESLMTGLYPYMNVVQIGTSTYGKCYASITIDDWEEPKRHNWAMQPIVIKYSNSEGFTDFVDGITPDIEVVDNLLYALPFGSMGDPLLATALEEITGVSPLAKKSVGPETRFSSIPRPRKPLVEWRVDLPRRD; encoded by the coding sequence ATGGAACGACTGATAAGGAACAGTGCTTTAATCATAGTGATCAGCATTGTATTTGCCCTGCTTCCGGCCTGTGAGAAAGAGGAGAACGGGAACGGGAATGAAAACGAACTTCCGGAAGAAACGCTGATTCTGAATGAATGGATCTGGGAAGGAATGAATGAGGTCTACCTGTGGGAGGCTTTTATCCCGGATCTGAACTGGAGAGAGGAAACGGATCCGGAAGCTTTCTTTTATAAGCTTTTGTATTCGGGGGACCGTAATTCCTGGATCGTAGATGATTATGAAGAACTTGCAGCTATGTTTGACGGGGTGGAGACAGCCACCGGTATGTCGGCATACCCCATGATATATACCGGAAACCAGGTGGTCAGTTTTGTGGAATATGTAACGCCAGGCTCCCCTGCAGCCGATTCAGGAATTGCTCGCGGCGATATCATATATACCATCGACGGCACGATTTTAACCACGGAGAATTACTATTCGCTGTATTATCAGACGACGGCCACTTTTGGTTTTTCCGATTGGAATGGTAGTGCCATGGTTCCCAACGGAACAGAGATTCCCCTCACGGCCATTGAGTTGAATCAGAACCCCATCATTTATGATGAAGTTATTGAATACCAGGGACTAAAAATCGGTTACCTGGTCTATACACAGTTTACCGCTGGAGAATCCGGCGAGTGGCTGGACGAGCTGAACGGGGTATTTAACGAATTTAAATCGGCCGGTGTCAGTGAGGTGGTCATTGACCTCCGCTACAACCCGGGAGGGAGCCTGGATCTTTCAGCTTATATGGCGGCAAGCCTGGCGCCCGCAGCGGTTATGGAAGGGAACGAGGTGTTTGTGGACCTGGTCTGGAACGACTTATACAATAGCTACTGGGCGGGGGCTGACCTGGATGATAATGGAGAGGCAGATGGCCTGGAGTCGGCCCAGCTCCGGATCCGGATGCCCCACAGCGATCTGAATCTGAATCTTTCCACGGTTTATTTTCTGACCACCGATGGGACCGCTTCGGCCAGTGAATCCCTGATGACCGGGCTCTATCCCTATATGAACGTGGTACAAATCGGAACCAGCACCTATGGAAAGTGCTATGCTTCCATCACCATAGATGACTGGGAAGAACCCAAGCGCCATAACTGGGCCATGCAGCCCATCGTAATCAAATATTCCAACTCAGAGGGTTTTACCGATTTTGTAGACGGGATAACTCCTGACATAGAGGTGGTGGATAACCTGCTTTATGCCTTGCCCTTCGGAAGCATGGGGGATCCTTTGCTGGCCACGGCGCTTGAGGAGATCACCGGGGTATCGCCCCTGGCGAAGAAATCGGTGGGACCGGAAACCCGGTTCAGTTCCATTCCCCGGCCCAGAAAACCATTGGTAGAGTGGCGGGTCGATCTGCCCCGAAGAGATTAG
- a CDS encoding DUF4252 domain-containing protein yields the protein MKRVVLLILVIAFPAFIMAQNSAVDKLFAKYKGKQGITTVNLSPELFQMVNAMGIEELEEQDFPVDKIASVKILTIEDEEGWENVNFYEEIKNDLDVNDFAEVLTVDDSGEVVRMWMKVNQNIVSEFLLIVGGDDNVLIYITGDFNMKDLEELAEHMDHDLDIDF from the coding sequence ATGAAAAGAGTAGTATTGTTAATTCTGGTAATTGCGTTCCCGGCCTTTATAATGGCTCAGAACAGTGCTGTAGACAAGCTTTTTGCCAAGTACAAGGGAAAGCAGGGAATAACCACTGTAAACCTTAGTCCCGAGTTGTTCCAGATGGTAAATGCCATGGGTATCGAGGAGCTGGAGGAGCAGGATTTTCCTGTCGACAAGATCGCCAGTGTCAAGATCCTGACCATTGAGGATGAAGAGGGATGGGAAAATGTTAATTTCTACGAGGAGATCAAGAACGATCTGGATGTGAATGATTTTGCCGAGGTTCTTACGGTGGATGACAGCGGAGAGGTGGTCCGCATGTGGATGAAGGTGAATCAGAACATTGTTTCCGAGTTTCTTCTGATTGTGGGTGGCGATGACAATGTCCTGATCTATATCACGGGGGACTTTAACATGAAGGACCTGGAAGAACTGGCAGAGCACATGGATCACGATTTGGACATCGATTTTTAG
- a CDS encoding 30S ribosomal protein THX: MGKGDQKTRRGKLFSGSYGVLRPRKRKNAFSLVSASRKKAVESEKPKASPKPKEEPAAEVTEPLAEEVKPEIEETKAAAKKPAAKKPEVKKETSKKETLKGEPSKEEPPKA; encoded by the coding sequence ATGGGAAAAGGTGATCAAAAAACCCGCAGGGGAAAACTCTTCAGTGGCAGTTACGGAGTGCTCAGACCAAGAAAAAGAAAAAACGCGTTCAGCCTGGTAAGTGCAAGCAGGAAGAAAGCAGTTGAATCCGAAAAGCCGAAAGCAAGTCCGAAGCCTAAAGAAGAACCGGCCGCTGAAGTCACTGAACCGCTTGCAGAGGAGGTAAAGCCAGAGATTGAAGAGACTAAAGCAGCAGCAAAGAAACCGGCAGCCAAAAAGCCCGAAGTCAAAAAGGAGACCTCAAAAAAAGAGACTTTAAAAGGGGAACCTTCCAAAGAAGAACCGCCCAAAGCGTAG
- a CDS encoding quinone-dependent dihydroorotate dehydrogenase: MYRYLIRPILFLLPPETIHHLLISFLRIVFKIPGLHPLVKSVYRVKHPALETTFLGLRFSNPVGLAAGFDKNASVYREFQAFGFSFIEVGTVTPLGQPGNEKPRSFRVKKDRGLINRMGFNNQGAEAAAVRLARKRPKGLILGGNIGKNTQTPNERAVDDYEAVFNAIYDGVDYFVVNVSCPNISDLRKLQDQDSLEQILGRIMELRAEKKEKKPVLLKISPDLNEQQLDETLEIVDRLKIDGIVATNTTVGRAGLKTPEKQIQAIGNGGLSGAALTARSLEVVRYIHQKSLGKLPVIAVGGIMSVGDALEMLDSGATLIQLYTGFIYEGPGLAKRINRAILKRRTASGS; encoded by the coding sequence ATGTACAGGTACCTGATCAGACCCATTCTCTTCCTGCTCCCGCCCGAGACCATTCATCACCTGCTTATCTCCTTTCTTCGTATTGTCTTTAAAATACCGGGTCTGCATCCCCTGGTGAAAAGTGTTTACCGGGTGAAACATCCGGCCCTGGAGACCACCTTCCTTGGATTACGCTTTAGTAATCCGGTGGGACTGGCCGCGGGATTTGATAAGAATGCCAGTGTTTACAGGGAGTTTCAGGCTTTTGGCTTCTCCTTTATCGAGGTGGGTACCGTGACCCCGCTGGGGCAGCCGGGAAACGAGAAACCGCGGAGTTTCCGGGTAAAAAAGGACCGGGGACTGATCAACCGCATGGGATTTAACAACCAGGGGGCGGAGGCAGCAGCAGTCCGGTTGGCCCGTAAACGGCCCAAAGGGCTTATTCTGGGCGGAAACATAGGGAAGAACACCCAAACCCCCAACGAGAGGGCTGTGGACGATTATGAGGCTGTTTTCAATGCCATTTACGATGGAGTGGACTATTTTGTGGTCAACGTAAGCTGCCCCAATATTTCGGACCTGCGCAAATTGCAGGACCAGGATTCGCTGGAACAGATCCTGGGGCGGATCATGGAGCTGCGTGCGGAGAAAAAGGAAAAGAAACCCGTTCTGTTAAAAATCTCCCCGGACCTGAATGAACAGCAACTGGATGAAACCCTGGAGATTGTGGATCGCCTGAAGATCGACGGGATCGTAGCTACCAATACCACGGTTGGCAGGGCAGGTTTAAAGACGCCGGAGAAACAGATTCAGGCCATCGGGAATGGGGGCCTCAGTGGGGCAGCCCTTACTGCCAGAAGCCTGGAGGTGGTGCGGTACATCCATCAAAAGAGCCTGGGCAAGCTGCCAGTCATTGCAGTGGGTGGTATTATGTCTGTCGGGGATGCCCTGGAAATGCTGGATTCAGGGGCCACCCTGATTCAATTGTATACCGGGTTTATTTACGAAGGGCCGGGTCTGGCCAAACGGATTAACCGGGCTATTCTAAAAAGAAGGACCGCAAGCGGAAGCTAA
- a CDS encoding exonuclease domain-containing protein — protein MFAILDIETTGGSPKTEKITEIAIYFHDGEKIVDEWSTLINPEKSIPYFITGLTGITNEMVANAPRFCEIAKELVERTENHTIVGHNVKFDYSFIQSEFRNLGFSFDRNTLCTIKLSRKIIPGHKSYSLGKLCRDLGIEITDRHRAEGDALATVKLFELLRDKQNGEFESALVQDPSGKYKNLNEHLTVEDIQNLPEACGTYYFFDEHKELLYIGKSKDIRHRVLSHLGNTTSRRAMEMKQRIHSISYELTGSELIALLKESREIKEQKPRFNRAQKRSSSYWGLYPGKDESGYITFSLKKISETADDPVTCFNNQKEAREVLTKMVGKHWLCQKLSGLYQTNGACFHHSIRQCNGACIQAEAVSAYNKRAGLLLDSLTLDRGNVLIIDKGRDPDERSLVRIEKGIYMGYGYLSVNEAYLGIEEMLDCIQPSLDNRDIRQILRNWLKNNQVEKLLYY, from the coding sequence ATGTTTGCCATACTTGATATTGAGACCACCGGCGGAAGCCCGAAAACAGAGAAAATAACAGAAATTGCCATCTACTTTCATGACGGTGAGAAAATCGTTGATGAGTGGAGTACCCTGATCAATCCCGAAAAATCCATCCCCTATTTTATCACCGGACTTACCGGAATCACCAACGAAATGGTGGCCAATGCTCCCAGGTTCTGCGAGATAGCCAAAGAGTTGGTGGAACGCACCGAGAACCATACCATCGTTGGACATAATGTAAAATTCGACTACTCCTTTATCCAGAGTGAGTTCAGGAATCTCGGTTTTAGCTTCGATCGCAACACCCTCTGCACCATTAAACTGAGCAGAAAGATTATCCCGGGACACAAATCCTACAGTCTGGGCAAGCTCTGCAGGGATCTGGGCATTGAAATCACTGACAGGCACCGGGCAGAAGGCGATGCCCTGGCCACGGTTAAACTGTTCGAACTGTTGCGCGATAAGCAAAACGGGGAGTTTGAATCTGCCCTTGTTCAGGATCCATCCGGAAAATATAAGAACCTGAACGAGCATCTGACCGTGGAAGATATTCAAAACCTGCCCGAGGCATGTGGTACCTACTACTTCTTCGATGAGCATAAAGAGCTGCTTTACATTGGCAAAAGCAAAGATATACGCCACCGGGTCCTCTCCCACCTGGGAAACACCACATCCAGGAGGGCCATGGAGATGAAACAGCGTATCCACTCCATCTCCTATGAACTAACAGGCAGTGAACTGATTGCTCTGCTCAAAGAATCCAGAGAGATCAAAGAGCAGAAACCCAGGTTCAATCGTGCACAGAAACGATCAAGCTCCTACTGGGGCCTATACCCGGGGAAAGATGAATCCGGATATATCACTTTTTCGCTGAAGAAAATCTCTGAGACTGCGGACGACCCGGTCACCTGCTTTAATAATCAGAAAGAGGCCCGGGAAGTATTAACAAAAATGGTTGGTAAGCACTGGCTTTGCCAGAAGCTGAGCGGACTCTATCAGACCAATGGCGCCTGTTTTCACCATTCTATCAGACAGTGTAACGGGGCCTGCATTCAGGCAGAAGCTGTTTCAGCCTATAACAAAAGAGCAGGTTTACTGCTTGACAGCCTGACACTGGACCGTGGAAATGTGCTGATTATTGATAAAGGAAGGGATCCGGACGAGCGAAGCCTGGTTCGCATTGAGAAGGGGATCTATATGGGCTACGGATACCTGTCGGTAAATGAGGCTTACCTGGGAATTGAGGAGATGCTCGACTGCATTCAGCCCTCTCTGGACAACAGGGATATCAGGCAGATCCTGAGAAACTGGCTAAAAAACAACCAGGTGGAAAAGTTGCTGTATTACTGA